A window of the Campylobacter massiliensis genome harbors these coding sequences:
- a CDS encoding phage antirepressor KilAC domain-containing protein, with amino-acid sequence MSAIVAFNDLNLEILEYQDTWSLSNKQVAEGFGVSEEAIRSQKARNEFKEGVHFYLSQNATGNAKQTFWTKKGVITLGFKLTETPQTVAFRDWASDYILTGHDRPVTIQSVLADPRAAADILLRLADTQDEVKRLEYKVKADEPYVDFARAVEVSKGDIKIGEYAKILCDKDKGIDTGGKRLFEIMRELRILMFNNEPLQKYLNMGYFRRKPQTFTKPNGERGLNLITLITPKGQVKLAKKLIEAIKAKNAPQLAEG; translated from the coding sequence ATGAGCGCAATAGTAGCATTTAACGATCTAAATTTAGAGATTTTAGAGTATCAAGACACGTGGAGCTTATCAAATAAGCAAGTAGCCGAGGGTTTTGGCGTAAGCGAGGAAGCTATCCGCTCACAAAAAGCTAGGAACGAGTTTAAAGAGGGCGTGCATTTCTATCTGTCGCAAAATGCAACAGGTAACGCAAAGCAGACTTTTTGGACTAAAAAAGGCGTAATAACTCTAGGCTTTAAACTGACGGAAACGCCCCAAACCGTAGCCTTTAGAGATTGGGCTAGCGATTACATCTTAACCGGTCACGATCGCCCCGTTACTATTCAAAGCGTATTAGCAGACCCGCGAGCCGCGGCCGATATTCTTTTGAGGCTAGCCGATACGCAGGACGAAGTAAAACGCCTAGAATACAAAGTAAAAGCCGATGAGCCTTACGTAGATTTCGCGCGAGCCGTTGAGGTTAGCAAGGGCGATATTAAAATAGGCGAATATGCGAAAATCCTTTGCGATAAAGATAAGGGCATAGACACGGGCGGAAAACGGCTGTTTGAAATAATGCGCGAACTGAGGATTTTAATGTTTAATAACGAGCCTTTGCAAAAGTATCTAAATATGGGCTATTTTAGACGAAAGCCGCAGACGTTTACAAAGCCAAACGGCGAGCGCGGGCTAAACCTCATCACTCTAATAACGCCAAAAGGTCAAGTAAAGTTAGCTAAAAAGC
- a CDS encoding tyrosine-type recombinase/integrase, with protein sequence MARIVKPLTDKQIKEAKPKDKDYKLTDGDGLGLIVSKTGRKRWVFSFISPDSGKPNSTGLGNYPTLSLAEAREKRTELKKLVMNGADPITDKKRAKAQRISDHNRSFEKVFSEWLEIEAKNVLPQTLKTKRGRIENHVMPFLKDRGIKSITHGEIASILKEVSKTTPQTAEIINQILNRVFLFAVSSGYAEINIMANIDAKTLIPKTKVEHYAKLTEREDLKAFFNAIYDYPHFETIKNAMKLCLHLPLRAAPLSRLKWQYVDFEKRLLTIPRAEQKIKRSEIGDFKLPISDEVMRILQDQAKLSRAYEHIFINSHFTDHIHKDTATNAIKGFNFRDRQTGRVVTLHSLRGIFTTQAFNNMQKHGVSKEAIKKALDHLHGDKVDLSYSEKADFLDELKILLDWWSGYILEIKDN encoded by the coding sequence ATGGCTAGGATAGTAAAACCGCTTACCGATAAGCAAATCAAAGAGGCAAAGCCTAAAGACAAAGACTACAAGCTCACGGACGGCGACGGCTTAGGGCTAATAGTAAGCAAGACCGGGCGTAAACGTTGGGTATTTTCCTTTATTAGCCCGGATAGCGGCAAGCCAAATAGCACCGGGCTAGGCAATTACCCTACATTGTCGCTAGCCGAGGCAAGAGAGAAGCGAACCGAGCTTAAAAAGCTAGTGATGAACGGCGCAGACCCGATAACGGACAAGAAGCGCGCCAAAGCTCAAAGAATAAGCGATCATAACCGGAGCTTTGAAAAGGTCTTTAGCGAGTGGCTAGAGATTGAAGCTAAAAACGTTTTGCCGCAGACGCTCAAAACCAAGCGCGGGCGCATAGAAAATCACGTAATGCCGTTCCTAAAAGATAGAGGCATAAAAAGCATAACTCACGGCGAGATAGCGAGCATACTAAAAGAAGTATCAAAGACGACGCCCCAAACCGCCGAAATAATCAATCAAATTTTAAACCGCGTCTTTTTATTCGCAGTATCGAGCGGCTACGCCGAAATTAACATTATGGCAAATATCGACGCTAAAACGCTCATACCCAAAACCAAAGTAGAGCATTACGCAAAACTTACCGAGCGCGAGGACTTAAAAGCATTTTTTAACGCTATTTACGATTACCCTCATTTTGAGACGATTAAAAACGCGATGAAGTTATGCCTACACCTGCCGCTAAGGGCTGCGCCGTTATCTCGCTTAAAATGGCAATACGTAGATTTTGAAAAGAGACTATTAACCATACCGCGAGCCGAGCAAAAAATCAAGCGTAGCGAGATAGGCGACTTCAAATTACCGATTAGCGATGAGGTTATGCGCATATTGCAAGACCAGGCGAAATTAAGCAGGGCATACGAGCACATTTTTATTAATTCCCACTTTACCGACCATATCCACAAAGACACCGCCACGAATGCGATCAAGGGCTTTAATTTTAGAGATAGGCAAACTGGACGCGTAGTAACTTTGCATAGCCTAAGGGGCATATTTACGACGCAAGCATTTAACAATATGCAAAAGCACGGAGTAAGCAAAGAGGCTATTAAAAAGGCGTTGGACCACCTACACGGCGACAAAGTAGATTTAAGCTATTCGGAAAAAGCCGATTTTTTGGACGAGCTTAAAATCTTGCTTGACTGGTGGAGCGGTTACATTCTCGAAATAAAAGACAACTAG
- a CDS encoding Eco57I restriction-modification methylase domain-containing protein, translated as MNLFDDRSLVIKQIMLDEFSVLERYNALKAYQTKKNFIKNVKEEKFQESFLKDIFVDCLGYTLDTQNPNNFNLTREEKTKIDGKKADGCIIINNKVVGIIELKGQNTKDLDKRGSRDFSPVEQAFSYLSSFDNKFAKYVIVSNFDEIRFYIKDRLKFESFNLLELDFENFKFLHALISFESIKEDLPFSLKERSSSQETSISKKFYDDYSNFRIELFENICKNNSAFTKQEALKFTQKICDRLIFIFFAEDCGLLAKDTINRIIDGFSNDILNHSLYDYYKVYFKSINSSNEKLKIPAYNGGLFATDTILDSLNIDDYILNEKVKTLSSYDFNSEISVNILGHIFEQSLSDLEHIISSNFNKRKKDGIFYTPKFITSYILNQTLGEICNAKKEELGLNDITEPAKNLKKLNKGELKNLENLNVYRDFLLNLKILDPACGSGAFLNEALDFLIKEHEFIDNKRKLLETDDLGLYDIQKTVLENNLYGVDINAEAVEIAKLSLWLRTAQFGRKLVNLGQKIKCGNSLVDKEFYWEKEFSEVFEKGGFDIIVGNPPYISYQSNLLSKLDMQYFSDVYETPYKIYDTYALFIEKSIKLLNNNGKFGFIVPSTLLQNESFCLMREFIAKNTNIDKIVFCADGVFNDAVVPTIILLLNKNKEKQFVEILKSEKDYIYPKSLISYNDFIKNPRHGFNISLILMDRQILDKCKTDECIQNFLDIKESIKTGNDKRFISDIKTDTHTLRIVTGKEVSKFKIKGFKYFDFNEKELKRPTKAEYYTNSKLFIRRVGKNLECVFDDNGFFSTHVLYVGIQKDSSFGLKAIMCILNSTLFNYLYQTLFPAKGDIFPEIRIGNLRSLPINNNIKKKSNELESLGEKLMVLYSRLDQELHKFYSSLELDNISNKIKKFYTINFDEFIKELQKSKKINFKNKLEERNFKEQWQGLFERDKTIAINLEKQILQMQANIDEIIFDSFELDKDEREYILNGK; from the coding sequence ATGAATCTTTTTGATGATAGAAGTTTAGTAATCAAGCAAATAATGCTAGATGAATTTAGTGTTTTGGAAAGGTATAATGCACTCAAGGCATATCAAACAAAGAAAAATTTTATAAAGAATGTAAAAGAGGAAAAATTTCAAGAAAGTTTTTTAAAAGATATTTTTGTAGATTGTCTTGGATATACACTAGATACACAAAATCCAAATAATTTTAACCTAACAAGAGAAGAAAAAACTAAGATTGATGGTAAAAAGGCTGATGGTTGTATAATTATAAACAACAAAGTTGTTGGAATTATCGAGTTAAAAGGACAAAATACCAAGGATTTAGATAAAAGAGGATCAAGAGATTTTAGCCCAGTAGAACAAGCTTTTAGCTACTTATCTTCATTTGACAATAAATTTGCAAAATACGTTATTGTTAGTAATTTTGATGAGATTAGATTTTATATCAAAGATAGATTAAAATTTGAAAGTTTTAATCTGCTTGAGCTAGATTTTGAAAATTTTAAATTTTTGCACGCACTAATCTCGTTTGAATCCATCAAAGAAGATTTGCCTTTCTCACTAAAAGAGCGTAGTAGCTCACAAGAGACCTCAATTTCTAAAAAATTTTATGATGATTATTCAAATTTTCGTATAGAGCTTTTTGAAAATATATGTAAAAATAATAGTGCTTTTACAAAACAAGAGGCTCTAAAATTTACTCAAAAAATATGCGATCGATTGATATTTATATTTTTTGCTGAGGATTGTGGACTTCTTGCCAAAGATACTATTAACCGTATAATAGATGGATTTTCTAATGATATTTTGAATCATAGTTTATATGATTATTATAAGGTTTATTTTAAATCAATAAATTCATCAAATGAAAAACTAAAAATCCCCGCTTACAATGGAGGGCTTTTTGCAACTGATACCATATTGGATAGCTTAAATATAGATGATTACATCTTAAATGAAAAAGTAAAAACATTAAGTAGTTATGATTTTAATAGCGAAATTTCAGTTAATATTTTAGGACATATATTCGAACAAAGTCTTAGTGATTTAGAGCATATTATTTCAAGCAACTTCAATAAAAGAAAAAAAGATGGAATTTTTTATACTCCAAAATTTATCACTAGCTATATTTTAAATCAAACTCTTGGAGAAATTTGTAATGCCAAGAAAGAGGAATTAGGGCTAAATGATATCACAGAACCCGCAAAAAACTTAAAAAAACTAAACAAAGGTGAACTGAAAAATCTAGAAAATTTAAATGTTTATAGAGATTTTTTATTAAATTTAAAAATATTAGACCCAGCTTGTGGTAGTGGTGCATTTTTAAATGAAGCACTAGACTTTTTAATAAAAGAACATGAATTTATAGATAATAAAAGAAAACTGCTTGAAACTGACGATTTAGGGCTTTATGATATACAAAAGACTGTTCTTGAAAATAATCTTTATGGAGTAGATATAAATGCTGAGGCGGTAGAAATTGCAAAACTATCGTTATGGTTACGAACCGCACAATTTGGAAGAAAACTTGTAAATCTAGGTCAAAAGATAAAATGTGGTAATTCTCTTGTTGATAAGGAATTTTACTGGGAAAAAGAATTTAGTGAAGTGTTTGAAAAAGGTGGTTTTGATATAATAGTAGGCAACCCTCCGTATATTAGTTATCAAAGTAATTTATTATCAAAACTTGATATGCAATATTTTTCTGATGTTTACGAAACTCCTTATAAGATATACGACACCTATGCCTTATTTATAGAAAAATCAATAAAGCTTTTAAATAATAATGGTAAATTTGGGTTTATAGTGCCAAGCACACTTTTGCAAAATGAATCATTTTGTCTTATGCGCGAGTTTATAGCTAAAAATACCAATATTGATAAGATTGTATTTTGTGCAGATGGCGTTTTTAACGATGCTGTAGTTCCTACAATCATTCTATTGTTAAATAAGAACAAAGAGAAACAATTTGTTGAAATCTTAAAGAGCGAAAAAGATTACATCTATCCAAAATCACTCATCTCCTATAATGATTTTATTAAAAATCCAAGACATGGCTTTAATATTAGTTTAATATTAATGGATAGGCAAATTTTAGATAAATGCAAGACCGATGAATGTATACAAAATTTCTTAGATATTAAAGAAAGTATTAAAACTGGCAATGACAAGCGTTTTATATCTGATATAAAAACAGATACTCATACATTAAGAATTGTAACTGGAAAAGAAGTTTCAAAATTTAAAATCAAAGGGTTTAAATATTTTGATTTTAATGAGAAAGAGTTAAAAAGACCGACAAAAGCTGAATATTATACTAATAGTAAGCTTTTTATAAGGCGTGTAGGAAAAAATTTAGAATGCGTTTTTGACGATAATGGATTTTTTTCCACCCATGTATTGTATGTTGGCATACAAAAAGACAGTTCATTTGGATTAAAGGCAATAATGTGTATTCTGAACTCCACTCTTTTTAACTACCTTTATCAAACATTATTTCCAGCAAAAGGTGATATTTTTCCTGAAATTAGAATAGGTAATCTAAGAAGCTTGCCAATAAATAATAATATAAAAAAGAAGTCCAACGAACTTGAAAGCCTAGGAGAAAAGCTGATGGTTTTGTATTCTAGGCTTGATCAAGAACTTCACAAATTTTATAGTTCTCTAGAACTTGATAATATTTCAAATAAGATTAAAAAATTTTATACTATAAATTTTGATGAGTTTATAAAAGAACTTCAAAAAAGTAAAAAGATTAATTTCAAAAATAAACTAGAAGAAAGAAATTTCAAAGAGCAGTGGCAAGGACTTTTTGAGCGTGATAAAACAATAGCAATAAATTTAGAAAAACAGATATTGCAAATGCAAGCTAATATAGATGAAATAATATTTGATAGTTTTGAGCTAGACAAAGATGAAAGAGAGTATATTTTAAATGGTAAATAA